Proteins from a genomic interval of Capsicum annuum cultivar UCD-10X-F1 chromosome 4, UCD10Xv1.1, whole genome shotgun sequence:
- the LOC107867176 gene encoding probable E3 ubiquitin-protein ligase RHG1A, with product MQGQRSAIGSLPETLGFTHGSTSSDGGIDQQIRWNNLLNPAQSRLPDYMIPSNETNIPFISHANQERQNVIGWNLGESSSSSTQNNVSRSESKSDHVWSSTVNGCPGPSHFSAEQQYGSSNILSLGDVEINLNNQIVDNTLFSQGSTSSTVPHDLNRNSELEGHDDDDDCQVMDCAPAFKSDGSGKEQMSTASTSNPFVAPSATNGFLMDESDGRPGSSLDGRRMACKRKAFEGHAGQSSGSGSSNYLPCPESSVWGSIPAPHNMTTGANVPEPIESSRNINLPEQVNPRLGLTMGGATMEGPVALPASRSVESFRRNFRLRINGSHQQASIPSNLFPTAVNDGNVSMSSERDSLRLLRNESLDLTPVSTADNGNPRGQPVVVQVPSLRRSEQRWESSSSRAGSSSSFSVFGERDPAAYEQESSRSVPRNISQHPMFVPASDLRHLNQNPANWNFTGGNVSAAGNVASSSRSGPSSVSPASSPSWVQHRNPQQHPRRLSEYVRRSLLSSAGSEPGSHNGVTPPRLSSAASQEMGLYGHPGHRSSSSRSAMLLERQLDGAMGVPYSWRALAAAGDGRSRLVSEIRNVLDLMRRGEGLRFEDVMILDQSVFFGMADIHDRHRDMRLDVDNMSYEELLALEERIGNVCTGLTEEIILNRLKQRKHVSIRTDEPTDAEPCCICQEEYKDGEDLAKLDCGHDFHTDCVKQWLMQKNLCPICKTTGLNTSGKH from the exons ATGCAAGGGCAACGAAGTGCCATTGGATCCCTGCCAGAAACATTGGGTTTCACTCATGGCTCAACATCGAGTGATGGCGGTATAGATCAGCAGATACGTTGGAATAATTTGCTAAATCCTGCACAAAGTCGGCTACCAGATTATATGATTCCTTCTAATGAGACAAACATACCATTTATTAGTCATGCAAACCAAGAAAGACAGAATGTAATTGGGTGGAATTTAGGAGAATCCAGCTCCTCCAGTACACAAAATAATGTTAGTCGTAGTGAAAGTAAATCAGATCATGTATGGTCATCTACAGTGAATGGCTGTCCTGGGCCTTCTCACTTCTCTGCTGAACAGCAGTATGGTTCTTCCAATATTCTTTCATTGGGTGATgttgaaataaatttaaataaccaGATAGTTGACAACACTTTATTTTCTCAAGGTTCTACTTCTAGCACTGTTCCTCATGATCTAAATAGAAATTCTGAACTCGAGGGgcatgatgacgatgatgattgCCAAGTGATGGATTGCGCCCCAGCATTTAAATCTGATGGATCAGGAAAAGAACAAATGTCAACCGCCAGTACTTCGAATCCATTTGTTGCGCCTTCTGCAACTAATGGATTTCTGATGGATGAAAGTGATGGCAGACCAGGCTCTTCACTGGATGGTCGACGAATGGCTTGTAAGAGAAAAGCATTTGAAGGACATGCAGGACAATCTTCAGGAAGTGGAAGTTCAAATTATCTTCCATGTCCAGAAAGCAGCGTATGGGGTTCTATACCTGCTCCACATAATATGACTACAGGTGCGAATGTCCCTGAACCAATAGAAAGTAGCAGAAACATCAATTTGCCGGAGCAGGTAAATCCAAGACTTGGGCTCACCATGGGTGGAGCCACTATGGAAGGTCCTGTTGCATTGCCTGCTTCAAGAAGCGTAGAAAGTTTTCGAAGAAATTTTAGGCTGAGGATCAATGGCTCTCATCAGCAAGCTTCTATTCCTAGTAATCTGTTTCCTACCGCGGTTAATGATGGAAATGTTAGCATGTCATCTGAACGGGACTCATTGAGGCTGCTTCGTAATGAGTCTTTAGATTTGACGCCTGTGTCTACTGCAGATAATGGAAATCCCCGAGGTCAGCCCGTCGTGGTGCAGGTTCCTTCTCTGCGACGAAGTGAACAGAGGTGGGAATCATCAAGCTCTAGAGCTGGCAGTTCATCAAGTTTTTCTGTTTTTGGTGAGAGGGATCCTGCAGCATATGAACAAGAAAGCTCAAGAAGTGTGCCAAGAAACATTTCGCAGCATCCAATGTTCGTACCCGCTAGTGACTTGAGACATTTGAACCAAAATCCTGCTAACTGGAATTTTACTGGTGGAAATGTTTCTGCTGCTGGAAATGTTGCATCTTCTTCTCGTAGTGGTCCCAGCTCGGTATCCCCTGCCTCTTCCCCTAGTTGGGTGCAACACCGAAATCCTCAGCAACACCCCCGGAGACTCTCAGAATATGTTCGTAGATCTTTGTTGTCTTCAGCTGGCAGTGAACCTGGAAGTCACAATGGTGTCACACCACCACGTTTGAGTTCCGCTGCCTCACAGGAGATGGGGCTTTATGGCCATCCTGGGCATCGTTCGTCAAGTTCAAGGTCGGCGATGCTGTTGGAGAGACAACTCGATGGTGCTATGGGAGTTCCTTATTCCTGGAGGGCTTTGGCTGCTGCTGGTGATGGAAGAAGCAGACTAGTTTCCGAG ATTCGCAATGTATTGGATCTAATGCGCAGGGGAGAGGGCTTAAGATTCGAG GATGTTATGATCCTTGATCAGTCGGTGTTCTTTGGGATGGCGGATATTCATGATCGCCATCGCGATATGCGTCTTGATGTTGATAACATGTCCTATGAG GAATTGCTGGCGCTTGAGGAGCGCATCGGGAATGTCTGCACTGGGCTGACTGAAGAAATCATTTTGAATCGTCTGAAGCAACGGAAGCATGTAAGCATTAGAACAGACGAACCCACGGATGCTGAGCCATGCTGCATTTGTCAG GAAGAATACAAGGATGGTGAGGATCTTGCTAAACTGGATTGCGGCCATGATTTTCATACCGACTGCGTTAAACAATGGCTCATGCAGAAGAATTTATGCCCAATTTGCAAAACAACAGGGCTGAATACTTCAGGAAAGCATTGA
- the ALC gene encoding transcription factor ALC, with amino-acid sequence MADPYRTNLHASSSLDSEDMSSFFLNFLQGSSTSASASASGSATGYYHRPAPVPVAESSSSLNFSDPSRFYSAEFKEGVENVFASTGLGDCDGMNSENRREFLEDDKVDNFGFSSEECDGLDMPSNQTHPRSSKRSRSAEVHNLSEKRRRSRINEKLKALQTLIPNSNKTDKASMLDEAIEYLKQLQLQVQMLTLRNGLSLYPGYVPGSLQSMPLPSGNEFDGRSFMLSTNGGATLPLNREMPQTAFEISNQNPSGKPTITSHNTENAVPLETTIQNHYGLLNHLASSKDMCRDNTLSRLHLDMSCSGNNSSSGVSS; translated from the exons ATGGCGGATCCATACAGAACGAATCTTCATGCTTCTTCATCGCTTGATTCGGAAGATATGTcgtcattctttctcaattttcttcaaggtTCGTCAACATCCGCTTCGGCTTCGGCTTCCGGTTCAGCTACTGGTTACTATCACCGACCGGCACCTGTGCCGGTTGCTGAGTCCTCTTCTAGCCTTAATTTCTCCGATCCTAGCCGATTTTATTCTGCGGAATTCAAAGAAGGCGTTGAGAATGTGTTTGCTTCTACTGGCCTCGGGGATTGTGACGGGATGAATTCGGAAAATCGGAGAGAGTTTTTGGAAGATGATAAGGTTGATAACTTCGGTTTCAGTAGTGAG GAATGTGATGGACTTGATATGCCATCTAATCAAACTCATCCACGTTCCTCAAAGAGGAGTAGATCTGCTGAAGTTCATAATCTGTCTGAGAAG AGGAGGAGGAGTAGGATCAATGAGAAACTGAAAGCATTGCAGACCCTAATTCCAAATTCTAACAAA ACTGACAAGGCATCTATGCTTGATGAAGCCATTGAATATCTGAAGCAACTTCAGCTGCAAGTTCAG ATGCTTACCTTAAGGAATGGATTGAGTTTATACCCGGGATATGTTCCTGGGTCTTTGCAGTCAATGCCACTTCCATCTGGTAATGAATTTGATGGAAGAAGTTTTATGCTGAGTACAAATGGAGGAGCTACACTTCCTTTGAATCGAGAAATGCCGCAGACTGCATTTGAAATTTCCAATCAGAATCCATCAGGCAAACCAACAATAACCTCACATAATACAGAAAACGCTGTACCTTTAGAAACTACAATTCAGAATCATTATGGACTTCTTAACCATTTAGCATCTTCTAAG GACATGTGCCGAGACAATACACTATCAAGATTGCATTTAGATATGAGTTGCTCTGGAAACAATTCATCATCAGGAGTGTCGTCTTAA
- the ALC gene encoding transcription factor ALC isoform X1, protein MADPYRTNLHASSSLDSEDMSSFFLNFLQGSSTSASASASGSATGYYHRPAPVPVAESSSSLNFSDPSRFYSAEFKEGVENVFASTGLGDCDGMNSENRREFLEDDKVDNFGFSSEECDGLDMPSNQTHPRSSKRSRSAEVHNLSEKTDKASMLDEAIEYLKQLQLQVQMLTLRNGLSLYPGYVPGSLQSMPLPSGNEFDGRSFMLSTNGGATLPLNREMPQTAFEISNQNPSGKPTITSHNTENAVPLETTIQNHYGLLNHLASSKDMCRDNTLSRLHLDMSCSGNNSSSGVSS, encoded by the exons ATGGCGGATCCATACAGAACGAATCTTCATGCTTCTTCATCGCTTGATTCGGAAGATATGTcgtcattctttctcaattttcttcaaggtTCGTCAACATCCGCTTCGGCTTCGGCTTCCGGTTCAGCTACTGGTTACTATCACCGACCGGCACCTGTGCCGGTTGCTGAGTCCTCTTCTAGCCTTAATTTCTCCGATCCTAGCCGATTTTATTCTGCGGAATTCAAAGAAGGCGTTGAGAATGTGTTTGCTTCTACTGGCCTCGGGGATTGTGACGGGATGAATTCGGAAAATCGGAGAGAGTTTTTGGAAGATGATAAGGTTGATAACTTCGGTTTCAGTAGTGAG GAATGTGATGGACTTGATATGCCATCTAATCAAACTCATCCACGTTCCTCAAAGAGGAGTAGATCTGCTGAAGTTCATAATCTGTCTGAGAAG ACTGACAAGGCATCTATGCTTGATGAAGCCATTGAATATCTGAAGCAACTTCAGCTGCAAGTTCAG ATGCTTACCTTAAGGAATGGATTGAGTTTATACCCGGGATATGTTCCTGGGTCTTTGCAGTCAATGCCACTTCCATCTGGTAATGAATTTGATGGAAGAAGTTTTATGCTGAGTACAAATGGAGGAGCTACACTTCCTTTGAATCGAGAAATGCCGCAGACTGCATTTGAAATTTCCAATCAGAATCCATCAGGCAAACCAACAATAACCTCACATAATACAGAAAACGCTGTACCTTTAGAAACTACAATTCAGAATCATTATGGACTTCTTAACCATTTAGCATCTTCTAAG GACATGTGCCGAGACAATACACTATCAAGATTGCATTTAGATATGAGTTGCTCTGGAAACAATTCATCATCAGGAGTGTCGTCTTAA
- the LOC115900863 gene encoding serine/threonine-protein kinase (The RefSeq protein has 2 substitutions compared to this genomic sequence), whose amino-acid sequence MSTFLNNELSKRTSIFGLRLWVVLGICVGVAIVLVLFLISLWFTSKRNSRKTVSRKTLSISAKKKPQNPNIPKVSKEIQEIRIDPFKTPPENPKLLPAPAPVPLPAPEPDSFEEKTQNSGDEQRIHIEIGKGHKIEYPVRVGSGSGSGHGSGEVRSNELAIVVVPEVSHLGWGHWYTLRELEIATNYFAEENVIGEGGYGIVYRGVMVDNSRVAVKNLLNNRGQAEKEFKVEVEAIGRVRHKNLVRLLGYCAEGAHRMLVYEYVDHGNLEQWLHGDVGPSSPLTWEIRMDIILGTAKGLTYLHEGLEPKVVHRDIKSSNILLDKQWNPKVSDFGLAKLLGAEKSYITTRVMGTFGYVAPEYASTGMLNERSDVYSFGILIMEIITGRNPVDYSRPPGEVTLVDWLKVMVSNRNAEGVLDPKLPVKPSSRALKRVLLVALRCVDPNAQKRPKMGHVIHMLEADDFPFRDERRGSREHGRSYRDGVKERVMDKRVIESGDSSGYESSVQTNWSLVRKQETDDEH is encoded by the exons atGTCTACATTTCTGAATAATGAACTATCCAAGAGAACTTCAATTTTTGGTTTACGTTTAtgggttgttttgggtatttgtgtAGGTGTTGCGATTGTGTTAGTTCTTTTTCTTATCGCACTTTGGTTCACTTCTAAACGTAATAGTAGAAAAACCGTTAGTAGGAAAACCCTTTCAATTTCAGCTAAGAAAAAACCCCAAAATCCCAATATCCCTAAAGTatccaaagaaattcaagaaattcgAATTGACCCGTTTAAGACCCCGCCGGAAAACCCGAAATTGCTCCCTGCTCCGTCGCCGGTTCCGTTACCGGCGCCGGAACCCGATTCTTTCGAAGAGAAAACCCAGAATTCCGGTGATGAACAGAGAATTCATATTGAGATTGGAAAGGGTCATAAGATTGAATACCCGgttcgggtcgggtcgggttccGGGTCGGGTCACGGAAGTGGGGAAGTAAGGTCGAATGAGCTGGCTATTGTTGTTGTACCGGAGGTTTCGCATTTGGGATGGGGTCATTGGTATACACTGAGAGAGCTTGAAATTGCTACGAATTATTTTGCTGAAGAAAATGTGATTGGTGAAGGAGGGTATGGTATTGTTTACCGTGGAGTTATGGTTGATAACAGTAGAGTTGCTGTTAAGAATTTGCTCAATAACAG GGGACAAGCAGAGAAGGAGTTTAAGGTTGAAGTTGAAGCAATTGGTCGGGTTCGGCATAAGAATTTGGTGAGGTTACTCGGTTACTGTGCTGAAGGAGCTCACAG GATGCTTGTGTATGAGTATGTGGACCATGGGAACTTAGAACAGTGGCTTCATGGAGATGTAGGACCTTCCAGCCCTCTTACTTGGGAAATTAGAATGGATATCATTCTTGGAACAGCTAAAGG GTTAACCTATCTGCATGAAGGGCTTGAACCCAAAGTTGTTCACCGTGACATCAAATCAAGCAATATTTTGCTTGATAAGCAGTGGAATCCGAAAGTGTCGGACTTTGGCTTGGCAAAGCTTTTGGGTGCTGAGAAGAGCTACATTACTACTCGGGTTATGGGAACATTTGG TTATGTTGCTCCGGAATATGCTAGCACTGGCATGTTGAATGAGAGAAGTGATGTGTATAGTTTTGGAATTCTCATTATGGAAATCATTACTGGAAGGAATCCGGTGGATTACAGCCGTCCTCCTGGAGAG GTAACGCTAGTTGATTGGCTTAAAGTAATGGTTTCAAACCGGAATGCTGAGGGTGTTTTGGATCCCAAGTTACCTGTGAAGCCTTCTTCAAGAGCACTGAAACGTGTTCTTTTGGTAGCATTACGCTGTGTTGACCCCAATGCTCAGAAGAGGCCAAAGATGGGACATGTAATACACATGCTTGAAGCTGATGACTTTCCCTTTCGTGAT GAGCGACGTGGCTCAAGGGAACATGGTCGTTCATATCGTGATGGCGTGAAAGAGAGGGTAATGGACAAGCGTGTAATTGAATCGGGCGATAGCAGTGGATATGAAAGTAGTGTGCAAACCAACTGGTCTTTGGTCAGGAAACAAGAAACAGATGATGAGCATTAG